Genomic window (Streptomyces sp. SLBN-31):
TCTCGCCGAGGAGGAGATGCCGCAGGAGGGGATCCGCGTCCTGGGAGCCGAGATCGCGGACCGCGTCCCGGACGACCTGTTCGTAACGGGACGCGGTACGACGCAGCGCGGCGTGCCCCGCCGGGGTCAGCAGCACCTGCACGCCGCGCCGGTCGTGGTCGACGACGCTCGAGATGATCAGGCCCTGTCGGCGCAGGCGTGCCATCAGCCTGCTCGTGGCGGACTGACTCAGGCCGAGCCCGTTGGCCACATCCCCGAGCCGCAGGGGTTCGGCGCCGGCGCCCGGGACGGAGCTCCTTCCCACGTAACGCAGAGCCTGAACTTCACTCAACCCGAACCCGGTCTCCTCGCGCAGCCGCCGCTCCACCGTCCCCTGGACCCGGCGGTGAAGGCGGTCGAGGGC
Coding sequences:
- a CDS encoding MarR family winged helix-turn-helix transcriptional regulator, whose amino-acid sequence is MTGTSHGEVVREVRTGPADDRTQSCATDRWDALDRLHRRVQGTVERRLREETGFGLSEVQALRYVGRSSVPGAGAEPLRLGDVANGLGLSQSATSRLMARLRRQGLIISSVVDHDRRGVQVLLTPAGHAALRRTASRYEQVVRDAVRDLGSQDADPLLRHLLLGESDARVVIR